The following proteins are co-located in the Vigna angularis cultivar LongXiaoDou No.4 chromosome 2, ASM1680809v1, whole genome shotgun sequence genome:
- the LOC108329319 gene encoding uncharacterized protein LOC108329319 codes for MASGTQSTGMLTREQLFHLFDRFSFLTSQPDVKKKISGAVQDKQEAVAVTTAIQEEIFSEMGVDPRFGISCLGKVSTVYENDMDLVIQFYKFLSKEEVACDEAELEEEEFAEKLLNQQMLQEQQLEMLKYMRKFNLDDQCAILEKLHQHMENGNYESETSILSAEQIEEIVPRKVSPLYTPR; via the exons ATGGCATCCGGGACGCAAAGTACTGGGATGTTAACAAGAGAGCAACTTTTCCATCTTTTCGATCGTTTCAGTTTCCTTACTTCTCAACCTG ATGTGAAGAAAAAGATTTCTGGGGCTGTACAGGATAAGCAG GAGGCTGTTGCTGTGACCACTGCAATACAAGAAGAGATATTTTCGGAGATGGGTGTTG ATCCAAGATTTGGTATCTCGTGCCTGGGAAAAGTCAGTACTGTATATGAGAATGACATGGATTTGGTGATTCAGTTTTATAAATTCCTTTCTAA AGAAGAGGTTGCCTGCGATGAAGCAGAgcttgaagaagaagaatttgcAGAAAAATTGCTCAACCAACAAATGTTACAGGAACAG CAACTAGAGATGCTGAAGTACATGCGCAAGTTTAACTTGGACGATCAATGTGCAATCCTTGAGAAG TTACACCAGCACATGGAAAACGGCAATTATGAAAGCGAGACATCCATTTTGTCAGCTGAGCAGATCGAAGAGATTGTTCCAAGAAAGGTGTCCCCCCTGTATACGCCAAGGTAG
- the LOC108327865 gene encoding uncharacterized protein LOC108327865, producing the protein MTQKYGPHSEVSIQFKIESGKRIPCVIEVKSVKMAMEVENNHNQQLGFPFWKPIRRKFGPDSPFFAPGNLERELLAKQVALELTEEKEQLEKWMQEEEGREIFCPIVGCGARLTSMDDFENHYNARHTASCSVCFRVYPTSRLLSIHVSEVHDSFFQAKVARGYDMYECLVEKCGLKFKSYNRRHQHLVDKHKFPTSFEFFKKAKPSKKQRLKSQQKKAVPKEKDAGMMEVENATVDDLVSAVSKLSTSDSTPSNISFGRRSKGLSFVPRTVQRRDQSNPAASGTKR; encoded by the exons ATGACTCAAAAATATGGTCCGCACTCTGAAGTTTCTATTCAATTCAAAATTGAAAGTGGAAAGAGAATACCTTGTGTGATTGAAGTGAAGAGTGTGAAGATGGCGATGGAAGTGGAGAACAATCACAATCAACAATTAGGGTTTCCGTTCTGGAAACCGATCCGTCGCAAGTTCGGGCCCGACTCTCCTTTCTTCGCTCCCGGCAATCTCGAACGAGAACTTCTTGCCAAACag GTTGCTTTGGAATTGACAGAAGAGAAGGAACAGCTTGAGAAATGGATgcaagaggaagaaggaag GGAAATCTTTTGTCCCATTGTTGGCTGTGGTGCACGCTTGACTTCAATGGATGACTTCGAGAATCACTATAATGCAAGGCATACTGCATCTTGTTCTGTGTGCTTTAGAGTTTACCCAACGTCTCGGTTGCTCAGCATACATGTATCTGAAGTGCATGATTCTTTCTTTCAGGCAAAAGTTGCACGTGGTTACGATATG TATGAATGCTTGGTGGAAAAGTGTGGTTTGAAATTCAAAAGCTACAATCGTAGGCATCAGCATCTGGTTGACAAGCATAAATTTCCCACCTCATTTGAGTTTTTCAAGAAGGCTAAACCTTCAAAGAAACAGAGATTGAAGTCCCAACAAAAAAAAGCTGTTCCTAAGGAGAAGGATGCAGGAATGATGGAAGTGGAAAACGCAACCGTGGATGACCTTGTTTCAGCAGTCTCTAAACTGAGCACTTCTGACTCCACCCCTTCAAATATCAGCTTTGGTCGCCGCAGCAAAGGCTTGTCATTCGTCCCTCGAACTGTTCAGCGCAGAGATCAATCAAACCCAGCAGCATCTGGGACAAAGAGATAA
- the LOC108327497 gene encoding probable methyltransferase At1g27930, with amino-acid sequence MRQSLCELNIEKRSVHETVATTAHLHASQTFPSFRASAESRSFIHISNTRSNMQAWIFRSSQPSHKKKYPSNPNSRLLTLLAATLATTLFLLFIFRHTLIDPNSLCIYTAKPLRLTNSESVIAAEFDDTPLTLVTILHYATALALPQQTKGEIRRTFDVLQSLAPCNFLVFGLGHDSLMWDSFNPRGTTLFLEEDPKWTLAALQRFPIIRAHTVRYQTRLSDAKTLLTSYKRDCGGTTSTGHPLKGDLRCVLALSNLPNDVYDRDWDVIMIDGPRGYFPAAPGRMAVIYSAAMMARGRRNSGVTHVFLHDVDREIEKHYAREFLCMKYRVGGIRKLWHFVIPPAVNATDISHGFC; translated from the coding sequence ATGCGACAAAGTCTATGTGAGCTAAATATAGAAAAACGATCTGTCCATGAAACTGTGGCTACAACCGCTCATCTCCATGCATCTCAAACATTTCCATCATTCAGAGCCTCCGCAGAGTCACGTAGCTTCAttcacatatcaaacacacgTAGCAACATGCAAGCGTGGATATTCAGATCCTCCCAACCTTCCCACAAGAAGAAATACCCTTCCAACCCCAACTCCCGCCTTCTCACCCTCCTCGCCGCCACACTCGCCACCActctcttcctcctcttcatcttccGCCACACCCTCATCGACCCCAACAGCCTCTGCATCTACACCGCCAAACCCCTCCGCCTCACCAACTCTGAGTCCGTCATCGCCGCCGAGTTCGACGACACACCCCTCACCCTCGTCACCATCCTTCACTACGCCACCGCGCTCGCGCTCCCGCAACAGACCAAGGGCGAGATCCGACGCACCTTCGACGTCCTCCAATCCCTCGCCCCATGCAACTTCCTCGTATTCGGTCTCGGCCACGACTCCCTCATGTGGGACTCCTTCAATCCACGTGGCACCACGTTGTTCCTTGAGGAAGATCCCAAGTGGACCCTCGCCGCCCTCCAACGTTTCCCCATCATACGCGCCCACACAGTGCGTTACCAGACGCGCCTCTCCGACGCCAAGACCCTCCTAACCTCTTACAAAAGGGATTGTGGCGGCACCACCTCTACCGGTCATCCCTTAAAGGGTGACTTGCGGTGCGTGCTGGCACTCAGCAACCTGCCGAATGATGTGTACGATCGTGATTGGGATGTGATAATGATCGACGGGCCCCGAGGGTATTTTCCCGCTGCACCGGGGAGGATGGCGGTGATATACTCAGCTGCCATGATGGCGCGTGGGAGGAGAAATTCGGGCGTGACACACGTGTTTCTTCATGACGTAGATAGGGAGATTGAGAAACATTATGCGAGGGAATTTTTGTGCATGAAATATAGGGTTGGGGGTATTAGGAAGCTTTGGCATTTTGTTATTCCACCAGCTGTTAATGCTACTGATATTAGTCATGGATTTTGCTGA
- the LOC108329318 gene encoding ribonucleoside-diphosphate reductase small chain, whose amino-acid sequence MPSIPEEPLLAPNPDRFCMFPIQYPQIWEMYKKAEASFWTAEEVDLSQDISHWNTLTDGERHFVTHVLAFFAASDGIVLENLAGRFMKEVQVSEARAFYGFQIAIENIHSEMYSLLLETYIKDSVEKTRLFHAIDTIPCVTKKANWALRWIDSSESFAERLVAFACVEGIFFSGSFCSIFWLKKRGLMPGLTFSNELISRDEGLHCDFACLLYSIMRTKLPEERVREIVRDAVDIEREFVCDALPCALVGMNGALMSQYIEFVADRLLGALGCGKVYNVQNPFDWMELISLQGKTNFFEKRVGEYQKASVMSSLNGNGDAHVFKMDEDF is encoded by the coding sequence ATGCCTTCAATTCCAGAAGAGCCTCTCTTGGCCCCTAACCCTGATCGATTCTGCATGTTCCCTATCCAATACCCCCAAATCTGGGAAATGTACAAGAAAGCAGAAGCCTCGTTCTGGACGGCGGAGGAGGTGGACCTCTCGCAGGACATCAGTCACTGGAACACTCTTACCGACGGCGAGCGCCATTTCGTCACCCATGTCCTCGCCTTCTTCGCCGCCTCCGACGGCATCGTACTAGAAAACCTTGCCGGCCGTTTTATGAAGGAGGTCCAGGTCTCCGAGGCTCGCGCCTTTTACGGCTTCCAGATCGCTATCGAGAACATTCACTCCGAGATGTACAGCCTCCTCCTCGAAACCTACATAAAAGACTCCGTAGAGAAAACCCGTCTCTTTCACGCCATTGACACCATTCCCTGCGTCACCAAGAAGGCCAACTGGGCCCTCCGCTGGATCGACTCCTCCGAGTCCTTCGCCGAGCGCCTCGTCGCCTTTGCCTGCGTCGAGGGTATCTTCTTCTCCGGAAGCTTTTGCTCCATCTTCTGGCTCAAGAAACGGGGCCTCATGCCAGGACTCACTTTCTCCAACGAACTCATCTCCCGCGACGAGGGTCTCCATTGCGACTTCGCTTGCCTGCTCTACTCTATTATGCGGACCAAGCTCCCCGAGGAGCGCGTGAGGGAGATTGTGCGCGATGCTGTGGACATCGAGAGGGAGTTCGTCTGCGACGCGCTTCCTTGTGCGTTGGTGGGGATGAACGGGGCCTTGATGAGTCAGTACATTGAGTTTGTTGCTGATAGGTTGCTCGGTGCCCTTGGGTGCGGGAAGGTGTACAATGTACAGAACCCATTCGATTGGATGGAGCTGATTTCGCTGCAGGGGAAGACCAACTTCTTCGAGAAGCGCGTGGGGGAGTACCAGAAGGCTTCAGTTATGTCCAGCTTGAACGGTAACGGTGATGCCCACGTCTTCAAGATGGATGAAGATTTTTAG